The stretch of DNA AAACGTCCGCCCCTGCCGATGGTGAGGTGAGCGATGACGTCGTGGGCGGTCAGCCCGAAACCCTGCACGGCCACCGTGGCCCCGGGAGCGATGCGCCCGAGCTTGTCGACCGGGTAGCAGTCCGCCAGGTAGGCGAGGCGGTCATTGCGGCCCTGGTGTTCGCTGACGAAATTCTCGAACCGGATGTCCTCGTCGGTGGGAGTGCGCCGGGAGTGCCCGGTGGCGAGGAACAGGAAATCGGAGGGAATCTCGTAGCCGTTCTCGGTCCGCACCACGTACCTGCCGGACGGGGAGAGCTCCTCCATGTCGATGGCGCGAGCCCGGTGGTGCACCACTCGCACGCCCGTGGGCAGCGAACTGAGGGTGCGGTCGGACGCGAAGGAGAGATACTCGCCGAGCAAGTTGCGCGGCAGGTAGTCGTGTGGCCCGATCGGCTCCCCGCCTGCCTCGCCCGTGCGGTAGTAGCCACCTGCGAAGCGGCGGTAGCCAACCTGCTGGGCCCAATCGGTGAACGACGGGCCGCCACCGCCGGGGAACATGGTGAGCTGGCTGGCGAGCGTGTTGGTGAGCAGATGGTCGGGCTGCCGGTTGGAGTGTGCCCCTTGCCCGGTGTCGCCGGGGTCGACAAGGTGGACGTCCAGCTCAACGCCCTCGGGGAGCTGGTGGGCTCGCTGGGCGATGTGCTGGAGGATGCCGAGGCCGCGCGGCCCCAGCCCGATGATCGTGACCTGAACAGCCCTCACGAGATCACCCGCTCGCGCAGTTCCAGCGCCGCCGGGTCGGTGTACGGGGCTATGGGTTCCTCGTGCAACCGCACCCAGCGGGGGTCGTCCTCTACCTGGGGGAAGCGGGTGGCGACCTGAGGATCATGACCGGGGATGATGTGGTCGACGCCGTCCGCCAGATCTTCGACGGTCTCGTACGCCTCGACCATGGAGGCGAGGTGGTCGAGGATCGGGAACGGGGCCCGGCGACGGATGTTTGCCCACAGGTGCGACGAATCGCTCGCCAACACGACCCAGCCGCGCTTTGTGTGAACGCGTACTACTTGAAGGCCGGGGGTATGTCCAGGGGCCGGGTGCACCTCGACGCCGGGCACAATCGTAGCCGGGCCCTGGTGCAGGGTGAGGCGCTCGTCGAACAGCAGCCGAATCGCCGCGTTCACATCCTCCGCCTCGAAGGGGCGGCGGGGTGCGGATTGGCGCATGGCGCGGCTGGTGCAGAACGCGAGTTCCGGCTCTTGGAGATGAACGCGAGCCGTGGGGAAGGCGGCGAGGTGACCGGCATGGTCCCAGTGCATGTGCGTGATCAGCAGATGCGACACGTCGGTGGGATCCATGCCGAGACCGGCCAGGGCCTCGACGGGGTGGTGAAGTTGCTCGCGGCCACGCCGCGCACCCGTGTGCGCGGTAAACCCGGTATCGACGACGATCACCTGATCCTGACCTCGGATGACCCAGATGTAGAAGTCGAAGCCGACCGGAGTGTCGGTGGCGCAGGGGTCGTCGGCGAACAGGAAGTTCTCCCGCGCGAGTCGCCCCGTCTGAGTCCCGAACCTGAGCGCGAGAAGTTCGTGGGTTGGCGGCCGGTTCATGCGCCCACCACCGTCAGTTCGCGAGCCTCGGGCGCCGGGAGCGGCAGTTCGTCCTCGAAGAAGAACTTCTCCGCCCCGAACGCCGGGGTGAGCTGGTCGAACCAGGTCGCGTCCGGATCGTATCTGGCGTAGAACGGCCGACGCGCCCAGTCCGCATGACGCCCCTGAAGGAACTGCAGGGCGAACACCTTCTCGCCGCGGATGGTGGGGGTGCCGTCGATGAGAACCTTGCCCGGAAACGCGCTCATCGACGGGCCGCGCACGGTGCGGGCGAGGCCGGAGACCCGCTGGTATGCGTCGCGGAAGATCTCGTACGCCCTCACCAGGGGAATCTCGAAGTAGGAGCGGGCGCCGGTATCGCGTTCGACGAACATGTAGTACGGGATGGCGCCCAGCCGCACCCCCGTCGTCCACAACTCCCGCCACGCCTCGGCGTTGTCGTTGATGTGCCTCAGTATCGGCGACTGGAGGCGCGTGTTCGCACCTGTGGCGATGATCCGCTTCAGGGCGGTCTGTGCGATGTCAGGGCGCAGCTCGGCGGGGTGGTTGTAGTGGCCCATGATCGCCAGGTGCTTACCAGCGGTGACGACCCGCTCGAACAGCCGGATGAGCTCGTCGGCATCCCGGTCGGTGACGAACCTTTGGGGCCAGTAGGCGACCGATTTGGTGCCGATCCGGATGTTCTGGATGTGTTCGAACTCCGGTGCCAGGAGTGGTTCGATATAGCGGGCGAGAGTGTTTGTCCGCATGATCAGCGGGTCGCCGCCGGTGATCAGGACGTCGGTGACCTCCCGGTGGCGAGCGAGGTAGGCGGTCAGGCCCTGGGCATCCTCGGCGGCGAAGGCGAGTTCGCCGTCGCCGACGAACTGCGGCCAGCGGAAGCAGAACGTGCAGTAGGCGTGGCAGGTCTGCCCGTGCTTAGGGAATAACAGTATTGTCTGGGAGTATTTGTGCTGCATCCCTGACATTTCCTTGCCGTCCAACTCAGGTACGTTGTGGGTTTGCTGGCCGGCCGGGTGGGGGTTCATCCGCTCGCGGAGCTTCCCCGCGTGAAGCGCGATCTGTCTCTTGTCGCCAGCGGCGATGACATCCCGTAGGGTGGCGTAGTCGGTGTCGTCCAGCATGGCCCGGTGGGGGAAGTTCAGCCGGAAGATGGGGTCGTCCGGGATGTTGTCCCAGTTGATGAGTTCGTCGAGCACGTACTGATTGGTGCGGAACGGGAGAACCTGGGAGACCACAGTGACGGCCTCGCGGAGTTCCTCAGGCACCCGCCCCCATTGCGGGGCGCGTTGAATTGTTTTTCCATTGTAGGGCGTGAACTTGCCGACACTCAATTCGAGTCCCTTTCCCTGTTCGAAACCGAGCGGTGTGGGCGAGCACCAATCCGAACCCTCCACCCCCGGCCGGGATCATCCTCCGCAGTTCCGGAAGCGTGCGCTGCTTGAGGGTTCACCGAGTCGGGAGCAGTGGCGGCAACGCAGGTCACAGCTACTGCCGCACATGCCATGCCGGCGATTGGTATTGCGGTTTTATGCACGACCTCCCTCAGGTCCCACTTATGAGCGAAGTTGGTCACCAGGCATACCGTCCGGCGCACCACGATCCTGCTTGAACAATGAGACACCTGTCGCGGTCGCAAGTGATCGTGCGTGCGACTGACGTAAGCCCGCCACAGGGCAAAAGGCATAATTTAGTACCAATCGGTCCACTGCCGTCAACGTCAATACAACAAGGCCGGGCGTGGCCCGGCCTTGTTGCGCTCGTTGTCGAATGTGATCGCTGGTTCAGCGGTAAGTGAGGCCGATGCGGATCACGGTGTTGTTCGGATCGCTGCCATAGGGGGAGTGGCCCTGGCCGGCGCCTCGGTGGCCAGGCGCCACGGTCTCGAACTCCGACCTCAGGATCTCGCGGTGCCGCCGCATGTGGGCGCGCAACCCCTCGACGTCCGAATTTACTGTTGGGCGCGCTTCTCGTGGAGGATGCCGAGATCGCGTAGCAGGTAGCCGGCGTGGAGCCGGTTGTGGGCCCCGATACGGAGCAGAACTGCGGCCAGGTGGCGCTGGAAGGTGCGTAGGGAGATACCGAGACGCTTGGCGACAACCTTGTCGTCGTAGCCCTCGACGAGTAGTTCCACAATCGCCGTCTTCATCTCCTCCGAGCTGAACAGCATCTGTTCCCGCTCATAGGTGAGCGGGAATGGCAGGGCTTTGTCCCAAGCCCGCTCGAAGGCGCCGATCAGGAAGTGGATGACGCTCAGGTCACGTATGAGCAAGGCGCCTTTGGGGTTTCCAACCAGCTCGACGAGGGCGACTTCGCGGTCGAAGACGATGAGCTGCATGAACACTTGTGTAACAACGCGGACTTCGGCGCCGTGCTCGACAAGCAGCGAGACGTGGTCGACAGTGGGCTGATGAAACTGCGCTGTGTACTGATAGAGCGTACGCGTGCGTACACCACGCTCAAGCACGCCTACGGCACGGTCCGTTGCCTCCTTGAGGACGGGTTCGGGGCGAGGACCGCCAGGTTGAGAGACGAGGATCTCCCTGGTAGCGCGGGCCGAGAGTTCGGACACGGTCAGGCGGACGGCATCCACATTGTCCAGACGGTGCAATGAGTGTTCCCTTACGTCTTTCATGACGCTTTTCTCGTAGACGGGAAGGAGATCCACCAGTTGCGCGCTCACTTCGTTGATCGTCGTCTGCCGTTCGCGCAGTTCCCGGATCGCCGGCAAAAGAAGTTGGGTGAAGGCGGTGGCCGGCGCCACGGGTACGAGGCGAACGGGGTCTCCGGGCTTGCCGGTGAGCACCTTGAGCTGCAGCAGCCTGTCGATCGCCTGTCCGGCCTCATCGGGCGAGGCGTCCGCAAGTTGCAAGAGTTCGTTGCGGGAGACGCTTTCCCGGGCTGCCGCTAAGGCATACAGGGCGACCATCAGACGACTGTCAGCATCGGTGGTTTTGTCGGCTTCCAGGTTTGTGGGGCACGTGGGCATGGCTATGTTCCCCTTTCGGGAATTGAAGACCGTCCTAATGAACCAACAAGATCACCAACAGCCACTAACGGCGCAAGAGCGCGAAACCGTCACTTACAAAACGGCCGAAGTACCAGAGTCACCTACTCCACACACTTCGTGAGTACGAGGTCTTCTACAACGAACTCCGCCCGCACCGGGGCCTGTAACAGGTTGCTCCATGCCGCCCGCTACCTGCACTCATCACCCGACAAGACGAGCTCGCCCGCCTGGAAATCGGCCGACGAGACCGACTCGGCGAATCCCTCCAGGATCGAGCGGTATTGCGGATCGGCCGAGATCAACCCGCTCGGCGAACGCTGGCCCCAGGTGGAAAGCGTCCGTGTTCCTTGTGGGTGTCGGAGGTGCTTCTGTCCGGTGATCACGATGCGGCCGGTGGCCTCGCGGCGACAGGTTCGGATCCAGCGTTCCGCGATGGCGTTCATCCGGGGCACCTGGGGCAGTGTGGGGATGCCCCCTACGCCGATGGCTTGGAAGACGGTGTCGAAGCTTTCGGAGAGGTACGAGCCGCGGTCCCGGATGAGGAACCTCATCGACTCCGCGTATCGTCCAGGCTCATGGGGTAATTCCGTGCCTGCTGGGTGATCCAGGGACCGGTCGGGTTTCGCGTGATGTCGGCGATGCGCAACCAGCTCTGCCGGAGCCCAACGACCGTATCCCCTGCTCGGAATTCAGCTGAGGTGTATTCGCTTCCGCGGTCGCTGTGCAGGATGCAGCCTGCTTCCAGGCCGCTGCGGCCGTGGGCCATCCTCAGCGCGTCGACCACCAGCACGGCTAGGCCGATGCATGTTGCCGTTGACGCGGCCGGAGTCGCGTGGAACGGGTGCCAGGTCGGCGCCACAGGTGCTGGTCGCGTTGCACGCACCCAGAATCCGGTGGTGCGTCACGCCCGTCTGTCCGCCCGGATGACGTGTGCGAGGAACGTCGCGAGTGCGAGCGAGATGGTCCAGGACCTCCCCGAGCTTCCCTTCCCGGCTTCCCCCGGGGAGAAGGTCGGCCCGCCATGCCTCCGGCAGCCGCGTGTTCTCCTGGATCCGAAGTCGTGCAGCGCGGAACTGTTGCTGTGCTGCCGGCAGCACCCGCTTCAGCTCGGTCTGCGTGAAGGACTTCTTGCTCGGGCTGGGCATGGGGATGCGCTTGGCGAGCTCTTCAACGACCGCCCCTGTGGCCAGCCGTGGGTCTCGCAGCAGAAATGCTCGCACCGTGACAAGCGTCTTCTTGCCGTCGTTGGTGTCGATCTGCGCAGCCCTCCAGCGCTTGAGCATCGCCGCCGTCAGCCCATCCAGGTCGTCCGGCGGGCACTCCAGCCCTGACACGAACTTGGCGAACACCCGGACCTGGCGCCAACAGGCGATCGAAGACCCATGGCTTGTCCAGCCGCGGGCCTGCGCGGCGAAGGCCACCGCCAACGAGCCCTGCATGGCGGCCGGGACCGGCAGCTCAGCGAAGTCGTGCTCCTGCTTGAAGCCGGCCCGACGTCCCGACCCTCGTCGGTGGACTCCGCAACGGCGAGGATCGACTCCAGCTGAAGGTAAGCGACGGGCGCTAATGGTGGAGTCGTGTATTGGAACTGTCCGAATGCCTGCTGCATCAGGGCTCCCGGAACGGCCGGTCCACGGCATAGACGGCCCAGCCGTTGGCTGATGCTTTCTGAGCGACGGGGAAACCCATGCGACCGCTGTCGGCGGGCGGTGCGAGACTCAGACCCATGAAGCCCAATGACCCTAAAGACGATCTGCACCGCTACCTCAAGGCAGCCCGCGAAGCCGTCGTCTGGAAGCTGGACGGACTGTCCGAGTACGACGTCCGCCGCCCCCTGACACCGACTGGCACCAACCTTCTCGGCCTCGTCAAGCACCTCGCCAGTGTCGAACTCGGGTACTTCGGCCCAACCTTCGGCCGCCCGCACAACGAATCCCTCCCCTGGCACGAGGAGGACGCCGAGCCCAACTCGGACATGTGGGTACCCGCCGACGAGTCGCGCGAGGATATTCTCAGCCTCTATCACCGCGCCTGGGCGCACTCGGACGCGACGATCGAGGCGCTGCCGCTCGACGCGATGGGCCACGTCGCGTGGTGGGGCGACAACGGCGACGTAACGCTTCAGCGGGTCATGCTGCATATGACGGCCGAGACGAATCGTCACGCCGGCCACGCCGACATCGTCCGCGAACTGATCGACGGCAAGGTCGGCATGCGGGAGACCAACAGCAACATGGATGGTGGCGACGAGGCCTGGTACAAGGAGTACTGGAACAGGCTGGAGGCGTCTGCCAAGGAGGCACAGGCCAAGCCGAGCTGAACGGAGTTCGTTCGGGGAGGTGGGGGCTTGCTTTGGAAGCTCGCGTTGTTGCTACCCCCCCACCCCCATCTCATCAGGGTGTCGTCCGTTGGGTGATGGGTGCGGGTAGTGGGAGGCATGGGGCGGCTTGTGCCAGGGCCTGTGCGGACGGTGTCCGTTGGAGAAGTCCTCGTACTCGCACAGGGCGTGGAGGAGGTGGATCTGGTTCCAGATCAAGGTCCGATCCAGCAGTTCCGCGCGGCAGGTCTGTATGCAGCGCTCCATGAGCGCGTTCATCCGCGAAACCTTCACACCGGCATCGGTCATCAGGGCGTCGAAGGCGGCCGTGAATTTGGCGTCGCGGTCGCGGATGGGGAACTACGCCGTGCGGTCTGCGCCTTCGAGGCCCATGAGGAGTTTCGTCCGAGCTGCACGATCCAGTCCGCGGTGGGGTGTGCGCAGACGCAGAGGATCCGGATGCGGCTGGGGTGTGATCGATGACGGCGAAGACGTACAGACGCGCCCCGGTCAGCGTGCGGACCTGCCGGTCGGGGTCGGCGATGCTACGGGCGAGTGGACACCAACGATGTCACCTCCACCAAGCGTACGCAGGGCCCGGCTGTGGTGTGGTGGCGGGCGGCGTGGACGTCGATGAAATAACGCACGGCTCCGCGGTCGGCCAGAGCCCGGAGCTTGGTGCCGATGACATTGTCGAGAGTGAGGACGGGGCCGTAGGCGGTAGCTGTGGGCTGGCCTCAGAAGGTTTCTTTGAGGATGTCGACCTCGCACTTCTGGCCGCTGGTAAAGTCCGTGACGACGAGGCGGCCGGAGAGCGGATCGCGCCGATCTCCCGCACTTGCCAGCCGCGCTCGGTCAGCCTGGCGGTGAGGGTGCGTGGGCCGGACGCCCGGGTACCTGGACTCTGACCCGAGGGCCGCTTCCGGCCCGGGGCGTTCCGCCCGGACTTAGACGCCGTCAGAAGTGTTCCGCCTGCGCCGCCGCAGCGGTGCTGTCACCCACATCGCCAGTCCGACAAGGGAAAAGATCACCGCCCCTCCGATGACGATCGGAATGACCCCCGCAACGGCGAAGACAAGCAGCAGCTCTGCCCACGTCGGCTCCTCGCCCATCGTGTTCCCACCCTGCGTCATACACCCCACGACGCTGACCGTCAGCATTTACCCGGATCCTCGGCCGCCTCATCAACGAGTACAGATATGCGGCATGACATGCAACGATGACTTTTCGAGCGGTACAGGTTCAGGCCGTGCCGGGCCAGGACCCGGTGAACGGTCGAGCCGGGCAGGCCAGGATCGGTTTGATGCGCACTGGGCCAATTCGCAGTCTTGTCGTAGGCGGCAGTCCCAGTCCTCCACCGCTGCCGGAGTCCTGTGGGGTCGGTTGGAACGGTCGTGCAGGGGCCTCGCCCTTTTCCGGGTCAAGGAAACGATCAAGGTAGAGGCTCCTTCGACAAGAGAGCGGCCCCGTCTGACGGCGGGACCGCTCGATGGTGTTGGAGCCGAAAACCGTCACACGCGCTCGGCAGGCCGACGCCAGACTGGCGACGGCCCGCGCTGGGGGGTTATCCCCCGTTCCGATCTTGGGGTGCGCCGGATCGCGCCGCGTTGGGGGCGAAACTAGCGTCCAGCCATGACTTCGACTCTGCGAAAGCACCTGGCCATGGCACTCGGTGTCGCTACGCTGCTCACCGCCGAGGTGATCCCCGCCGTCGCCCAGCCCGCCGGTCCCTCCCCCGTGGAGCAGTTACGCCGGGACACCGAGGCGATCCACGCCCTCGGTATCAGCGGTGTGCAGGCCCGCGTGATCGCGCCTGACGGTCGGCAGTCGGTCGCCACCAGCGGTACCGCCGACCTGAACACCGGCCGCCCGGTCTCTTCCGGCGGCTACTTCCGCATGGCCAGCACGTCCAAGACGCTGGTCGCCACGGTGGTCCTCCAACTGGAGGCCGAGGGCAGGCTGTCCCTGTACGACACGGTCGATCGCTGGCTGCCCGGGGTGGTGCGGGGTAACGGGAACAATGGCAGCCAGATCACCATCCGCCAATTGCTCCAGCACACCAGCGGTATCTACGACGCCCTGCCCGGGTACACCACACCGGAGGAGTACTACCAGCAGCGCCACAACATCTACGAACCCAAGCAGCTGGTCGACCTCGCCATGGCCCACGAGCCGGACTTCCTGCCCGGCAAGGGCTGGGCGTACTCCAACACCGGCTACGTCCTGCTCGACATGATCATCCAGAAGGCCACCGGTCACCCCGCCCACCAAGAGATCGAAAACCGCATCCTGCGCCCGCTGGGCCTCGACCAGACCCGGTGGATGGGCACCTCGACCACCCTGCCCCGACCCCACGCCCAGGCTTACCAGCTCTTCGGCCCCGGTTCCCAGGTGGATGTCACCGACCAGATACCGGTGGACTACGAGAACCTTGCGTGGGTCACGACCACTCGGGATGAGAACCGCTTCTTCCGCGCGCTGCTCGACGGCCGCCTACTACCGGCACGGGAACTGGCCAAGATGAAGCAGACCGTCCCCGTGAGCGCGGAGGTCCAACAGCTGTGGCCCGAGGGCCGATACGGGCTCGGCCTGGTCGAACGCCCCCTGAGCTGCGGAGGAACCTACTGGAGCCACGAGGGCGGGGACGGCGGCTACATCACCCTCAACGGCGTCACCGACAACGGCAGGCGAAGCGCCGTTGTCTCCATGTCCGAGGCACGCGGCGACACCCCGAAGCACATACTGGAGCAGGAGAACGCGGCCAGCGCCCTGATCGACCACGCACTGTGCGCCGAGGGCCCCAGCACCCCGTGAGCGGAGGTGTCGTCGCTGTGGGCGGGGAGCTCAGCGCGGCGCTTC from Streptomyces asiaticus encodes:
- a CDS encoding LuxR C-terminal-related transcriptional regulator, translated to MPTCPTNLEADKTTDADSRLMVALYALAAARESVSRNELLQLADASPDEAGQAIDRLLQLKVLTGKPGDPVRLVPVAPATAFTQLLLPAIRELRERQTTINEVSAQLVDLLPVYEKSVMKDVREHSLHRLDNVDAVRLTVSELSARATREILVSQPGGPRPEPVLKEATDRAVGVLERGVRTRTLYQYTAQFHQPTVDHVSLLVEHGAEVRVVTQVFMQLIVFDREVALVELVGNPKGALLIRDLSVIHFLIGAFERAWDKALPFPLTYEREQMLFSSEEMKTAIVELLVEGYDDKVVAKRLGISLRTFQRHLAAVLLRIGAHNRLHAGYLLRDLGILHEKRAQQ
- a CDS encoding N-acyl homoserine lactonase family protein, with amino-acid sequence MNRPPTHELLALRFGTQTGRLARENFLFADDPCATDTPVGFDFYIWVIRGQDQVIVVDTGFTAHTGARRGREQLHHPVEALAGLGMDPTDVSHLLITHMHWDHAGHLAAFPTARVHLQEPELAFCTSRAMRQSAPRRPFEAEDVNAAIRLLFDERLTLHQGPATIVPGVEVHPAPGHTPGLQVVRVHTKRGWVVLASDSSHLWANIRRRAPFPILDHLASMVEAYETVEDLADGVDHIIPGHDPQVATRFPQVEDDPRWVRLHEEPIAPYTDPAALELRERVIS
- a CDS encoding KamA family radical SAM protein yields the protein MSVGKFTPYNGKTIQRAPQWGRVPEELREAVTVVSQVLPFRTNQYVLDELINWDNIPDDPIFRLNFPHRAMLDDTDYATLRDVIAAGDKRQIALHAGKLRERMNPHPAGQQTHNVPELDGKEMSGMQHKYSQTILLFPKHGQTCHAYCTFCFRWPQFVGDGELAFAAEDAQGLTAYLARHREVTDVLITGGDPLIMRTNTLARYIEPLLAPEFEHIQNIRIGTKSVAYWPQRFVTDRDADELIRLFERVVTAGKHLAIMGHYNHPAELRPDIAQTALKRIIATGANTRLQSPILRHINDNAEAWRELWTTGVRLGAIPYYMFVERDTGARSYFEIPLVRAYEIFRDAYQRVSGLARTVRGPSMSAFPGKVLIDGTPTIRGEKVFALQFLQGRHADWARRPFYARYDPDATWFDQLTPAFGAEKFFFEDELPLPAPEARELTVVGA
- a CDS encoding DinB family protein; the encoded protein is MKPNDPKDDLHRYLKAAREAVVWKLDGLSEYDVRRPLTPTGTNLLGLVKHLASVELGYFGPTFGRPHNESLPWHEEDAEPNSDMWVPADESREDILSLYHRAWAHSDATIEALPLDAMGHVAWWGDNGDVTLQRVMLHMTAETNRHAGHADIVRELIDGKVGMRETNSNMDGGDEAWYKEYWNRLEASAKEAQAKPS
- a CDS encoding serine hydrolase domain-containing protein, which encodes MTSTLRKHLAMALGVATLLTAEVIPAVAQPAGPSPVEQLRRDTEAIHALGISGVQARVIAPDGRQSVATSGTADLNTGRPVSSGGYFRMASTSKTLVATVVLQLEAEGRLSLYDTVDRWLPGVVRGNGNNGSQITIRQLLQHTSGIYDALPGYTTPEEYYQQRHNIYEPKQLVDLAMAHEPDFLPGKGWAYSNTGYVLLDMIIQKATGHPAHQEIENRILRPLGLDQTRWMGTSTTLPRPHAQAYQLFGPGSQVDVTDQIPVDYENLAWVTTTRDENRFFRALLDGRLLPARELAKMKQTVPVSAEVQQLWPEGRYGLGLVERPLSCGGTYWSHEGGDGGYITLNGVTDNGRRSAVVSMSEARGDTPKHILEQENAASALIDHALCAEGPSTP